TCGTTTTGAGTAATACGTTGCTTCAGCCACTGTTTTTGCTCCGGTGACCACGTCTCCTGAGGCAAAAAGACCTTCTTGAGTTGTACGTCCGTGGTCATCTGCAATGATGAGACCGCTAGTACCGATTTCGATTCCCTTAAGGTTGCTTCTTGGAGCTTGACTGACCGCAATAATTACAGAGTCTGCGTTAACTAGTTTTTCCGAATTTTCTATTGCTGTAACTCGTGCATTGCCTTTCTCGTCCAATTCTTTGCGTGTTTGAGCGCAGCGGATACCCGTATCAACAATTTCAACGGGTGAACGATAGAAGGAGAAGGTAACGCCCTCAGCTTTTGCAGACTCGTACTCATGTTTTGTTGCGGACATATCTTCTTCGCCTCGCCGATAGAGCATTGTAACTTCTTCCGCACCGTTCCGCATAGCCATTCGGGCAGCATCCATAGCAACGTTACCCGCGCCAATAACAGCTACTTTTTTCCCAAGATCATATGCCGCAGGAGTTTTAAGGTAGTTAATAGCATAGTGTACGTGCCCCAGAGTTTCCCCTTTTATGCGTAGCGGTTTAGGGTTCCATACACCGGTGCCAATAAAGACCGCGCTGTAGGCATCGTGTAATAAATCATCAAGGGTAATCACTGGTCCAATTAACATGTTTGGACGAAATTTTACACCCAGTTCCATGAGCTGTTTTCTGAGTTTTTCAAGTAACTCCTTTGGCAAGCGGAAATCTGGTATGCCGTACTGGAGCACGCCTCCGATCTTATCTTCAGATTCGAAGATAGTTATATCGTACCCATAGGAAGCAAGAATAAAAGCAACAGTAATGCCGGATGGTCCTGAACCAATAATGGCTATTTTATCTTTGTGACGCAACGTAGGTTTCTCTGGCTGAACGTGATCAAGATAGTGGGTTGAAATGTAATTTTCTATGGTGCTAATTTGAACAGGCTTACCCTTGCGTTTCAGCACACAATGTCCTTCACAGAAGTTTTCGTGCGGACAAATGGTTGAGCAGATAACAGAAAGAGGGTTGTTTTCAAAAAGCATTTTACCCGCCTCTTTCATTTTTCCTTCAAGGATAAGTTTGACCATGTCATTGATGGCGGTGTTATTTGGGCACCCTTGTCTGCAACGTGGTTTTTTACATTGAAGGCAACGCTGTGCTTCTTCAAGAATGTGTTTTTCCATTATGTATAAGCTCCTATGGTTGGCGGGCTTGGTATATTAGTTTTTTGTATTCAGAGCCTATCTAAAAATGAAAACGGGGTGAGCTGTTGTACTCACCCCGTTTAAAGCCGTTTACTAGCAGGCTATAGCGAAACTATTTGCCGTAGTATGCTTTTTTGAAGAGCTCTTTCATCTGTTCAACAGAGATTTTTCTTGGGTTGGTGCTGGTGCAAGGGTCGCCAACAGCGCCTTCAGCGATAATGTCGAGGTTTGCAAGGAAAGCTTCTTCCTCAACACCGAATTCCTGCAGGGAAGCAGGGATGTTGAGTGCACGGTTTAAGCCTTCTACAAAGTTTACAAGTGCATCAACACGCTCTTCAGTAGTGGAACCGGCAAGCCCGAGGCGTTTAGCGATGTCTGCATACTTTTCTCCAGCTTCTTCTGCGTTGAAGCGAATTGCAGCAGGGAGGTAGATTGCGTTAGCACAACCGTGAGGAATGCTGAACATTTTACCGGTCTTGTGTGCCATGCTGTGTACAATGCCCAAAATAGCGTTGGAGAAGGACATACCTGCGAGGCACTGGGAGAGGTGCATTTTTGCACGGGACTCTTCGCTGCCTTTGAAGGATTCAACAAGGTGTTCCTGAATCATCTCAATTGATTTCATAGCAAGCGCGTCAGTAAGTTCGTTTGCCATAATGGAAACATATGCTTCCAGAGAGTGGGTCAGGGCGTCCATACCGGTGTGAGCAACAAGGTGACCAGGCATGGTCTGTGCTAAGTTGCTGTCTACAATCGCCATGTCAGGAGTGATGTTGAAGTCCGCAATAGGGTACTTCAGCTCAGTCTCTTTGCTGGTGATGATAGAGAATGCAGTTACTTCGGTACCTGTACCGCTGGTGGTCGGGATAGCTACAAAGCGAGCTTTGCGACGAAGCTGCGGCAGGTTGAACGGAATTGCTGCTTCTTCAAAAGTGAATTCCGGAGCTTCATAGAAGATCCACATTGCCTTAGCAGCATCGATTGGGGAACCGCCACCAACGCCGATGATGAGGTCTGGCTGGAATTCGTTCATTTCAGCCACGCCTCGCATAACGGTTTCGTCAGAAGGGTCAGCTTCTACGCCTTCGAAAAGACGAGTTTCGATGCCAGCTTCTTTAAGGTAGCCTTCGATTTTTTCCAGACCACAGTTTCTTTTGATGGAGCCGCCACTGATAACAATAAATGCTTTGCTGCCATCAACGTTTTTAAGTTCTTCAATGGTGTTTTCACCAAAGTATACGTCTCTTGGAATAGTAAAACGAGCCATGTGTTTTTCTCCCTATTGTATAAATAGTATTGTATATTTAGTTAGATTTCTCTTTGTGCACACTCTGATGTAGAATGCGTTTTTTGGGCATATAATCTTGCTGCTTCTACAGTGGAGAGATAGGTCACTACAGAAGTATGCACAAAGAGAAATTGTATACGCATCCACCTTGGATACGCAGACGAGGTTGTATAAACAATATTTGCTTTTCCCTGTAAAGTAGGCACCTTTCGGTGTAGTAGTGTAGATTTGGGTACTGGTTTACAAAAAGTAACTACCCAAAAATATACCTCTAGGGGTGTCCAATAGTTGGAGAA
The sequence above is a segment of the Halodesulfovibrio marinisediminis DSM 17456 genome. Coding sequences within it:
- a CDS encoding NAD(P)-dependent oxidoreductase, with product MEKHILEEAQRCLQCKKPRCRQGCPNNTAINDMVKLILEGKMKEAGKMLFENNPLSVICSTICPHENFCEGHCVLKRKGKPVQISTIENYISTHYLDHVQPEKPTLRHKDKIAIIGSGPSGITVAFILASYGYDITIFESEDKIGGVLQYGIPDFRLPKELLEKLRKQLMELGVKFRPNMLIGPVITLDDLLHDAYSAVFIGTGVWNPKPLRIKGETLGHVHYAINYLKTPAAYDLGKKVAVIGAGNVAMDAARMAMRNGAEEVTMLYRRGEEDMSATKHEYESAKAEGVTFSFYRSPVEIVDTGIRCAQTRKELDEKGNARVTAIENSEKLVNADSVIIAVSQAPRSNLKGIEIGTSGLIIADDHGRTTQEGLFASGDVVTGAKTVAEATYYSKRVARTIIEYLERKAA
- a CDS encoding iron-containing alcohol dehydrogenase, translating into MARFTIPRDVYFGENTIEELKNVDGSKAFIVISGGSIKRNCGLEKIEGYLKEAGIETRLFEGVEADPSDETVMRGVAEMNEFQPDLIIGVGGGSPIDAAKAMWIFYEAPEFTFEEAAIPFNLPQLRRKARFVAIPTTSGTGTEVTAFSIITSKETELKYPIADFNITPDMAIVDSNLAQTMPGHLVAHTGMDALTHSLEAYVSIMANELTDALAMKSIEMIQEHLVESFKGSEESRAKMHLSQCLAGMSFSNAILGIVHSMAHKTGKMFSIPHGCANAIYLPAAIRFNAEEAGEKYADIAKRLGLAGSTTEERVDALVNFVEGLNRALNIPASLQEFGVEEEAFLANLDIIAEGAVGDPCTSTNPRKISVEQMKELFKKAYYGK